Proteins encoded in a region of the Onychostoma macrolepis isolate SWU-2019 chromosome 20, ASM1243209v1, whole genome shotgun sequence genome:
- the LOC131527098 gene encoding antigen LPMC-61-like, protein MAGSWGLGQILAVCALCQILAVCALCHAVPQRNDLPQNTQALMFQQTDQQFQKPVQQQTDQWFQKPVQQQTDQRFQKLVQQQMPVQKQTDQLFQKPVQQQTDQRFQKLVQQQTPVTQQTDQRFQKLVHQQTPVQQQTDQWFQKPVQQQTDQQFQKPIQQQTDQWFQKPVQQQMPVQQQTDQRFQKPVQQQTDQRFQKLVQQQTPVQQQTDQWFQKPVQQQTDQWLQKPVQQQTDQWLQKPVQQQTDQWLQKPVQQQTDQQFQKPVQQQTPVQQQTDQWFQKPVQQQTPVQQQTPVQQQTDQWFQKPVQQQTPVQQQTDQWFQKPVQQQTPVQQQTDQWLQKPVQQQTDQWFQKPVQQETDQRFQKLVQQQMPVKQQTD, encoded by the coding sequence ATGGCTGGAAGTTGGGGTTTGGGTCAGATTTTGGCAGTTTGTGCTTTGTGTCAGATTTTGGCAGTTTGTGCTTTGTGTCATGCTGTTCCTCAGCGGAATGATCTGCCCCAGAACACTCAAGCTCTGATGTtccagcagactgaccagcagtttcagaagccagttcaacagcaaactgaccagtggtttcagaagccagttcaacagcagactgaccagcggtttcagaagctagttcaacagcaaatgccagttcaaAAGCAAACTGACCAGttgtttcagaagccagttcaacagcagactgaccagcggtttcagaagctagttcaacagcaaacgccagttacacagcagactgaccagcggtttcagaagctagttcatcagcaaacgccagttcaacagcaaactgaccagtggtttcagaagccagttcaacagcagactgaccagcagTTTCAGAAGCCaattcaacagcaaactgaccagtggtttcagaagcctgttcaacagcaaatgccagttcaacagcaaactgaccagcggtttcagaagccagttcaacagcagactgaccagcggtttcagaagctagttcaacagcaaacgccagttcaacagcaaactgaccagtggtttcagaagccagttcaacagcagactgaccagtggcttcagaagccagttcaacagcagactgaccagtggcttcagaagccagttcaacagcagactgaccagtggcttcagaagccagttcaacagcagactgaccagcagTTTCAGAaaccagttcaacagcaaacgccagttcaacagcagactgaccagtggtttcagaagccagttcaacagcaaacgccagttcaacagcaaacgccagttcaacagcagactgaccagtggtttcagaagccagttcaacagcaaacgccagttcaacagcagactgaccagtggtttcagaagccagttcaacagcaaacgccagttcaacagcagactgaccagtggcttcagaagccagttcaacagcagactgaccagtggtttcagaagccagttcaacaggagactgaccagcggtttcagaagctagttcaacagcaaatgccagttaaacagcaaactgac
- the LOC131527100 gene encoding uncharacterized protein DDB_G0290301-like produces MPVQQQTDQWFQKPVQQQTDQWFQKPVQQETDQRFQKLVQQQTPVQQQTGQWFQKPVQQQTPVQQQTGQRFQKLVQQQTDQRFQKLVQQQMPVQQQTDQWLQKPVQQQTDQRLQKPVQQQTDQRLQKPVQQQTDQRLQKPVQQQTDQRLQKPVQQQTDQRLQKPVQQQTDQRLQKPVQQQTDQRLQKPVQ; encoded by the coding sequence atgccagttcaacagcaaactgaccagtggtttcagaagccagttcaacagcaaactgaccaatggtttcagaagccagttcaacaggagactgaccagcggtttcagaagctagttcaacagcaaacgcccgttcaacagcagactggccagtggtttcagaagccagttcaacagcaaacgcccgttcaacagcagactggccagcggtttcagaagctagttcaacagcaaactgaccagcggtttcagaagctagttcaacagcaaatgccagttcaacagcagactgaccagtggcttcagaagccagttcaacagcagactgaccagcggcttcagaagccagttcaacagcagactgaccagcggcttcagaagccagttcaacagcagactgaccagcggcttcagaagccagttcaacagcagactgaccagcggcttcagaagccagttcaacagcagactgaccagcggcttcagaagccagttcaacagcagactgaccagcggcttcagaagccagttcaacagcagactgaccagcggcttcagaagccagttcaa
- the LOC131526636 gene encoding antigen LPMC-61-like translates to MAGSWGLGQILAVCALCHAVPQRNDLPQNTQALMFQQTDQRVQQQTDQRLQKPVQQQTDQRLQKPVQQQTDQRLQKPVQQQTDQRLQKPVQQQTDQRFQKLVQQQMPVQQQTDQWLQKPVQQQTDQWFQKPVQQQTDQRFQKLVQQQTPVQQQTDQRFQKLVQQQMPVQQQTDQRFQKPVQQQMPVQQQTDQWFQKPVQQQTDQWFQKPVQQQTDQWFQKLVQQQTPVQQQTDQRFQKPVQQLMPVQQQTDQRFQKPVQQQTDQRFQKPVQQQTDQWFQKPVQQQTDQWFQKPVQQQTDQRFQKLVQQQTPVQQQTDQRFPPQFQLQKPVAQAEPLDKCVVADYEQIQCGQPGISGAECDAMNCCFNGQQCYYGRAGKCSRSYSVDVKQILRINLLLYPCSSDCPVY, encoded by the exons ATGGCTGGAAGTTGGGGTTTGGGTCAGATTTTGGCAGTTTGTGCTTTGTGTCATGCTGTTCCTCAGCGGAATGATCTGCCCCAGAACACTCAAGCTCTGATGTtccagcagactgaccagcg agttcaacagcagactgaccagcggcttcagaagccagttcaacagcagactgaccagcggcttcagaagccagttcaacagcagactgaccagcggcttcagaagccagttcaacagcagactgaccagcggcttcagaagccagttcaacagcaaactgaccagcggtttcagaagctagttcaacagcaaatgccagttcaacagcaaactgaccagtggcttcagaagccagttcaacagcaaactgaccagtggtttcagaagccagttcaacagcagactgaccagcggtttcagaagctagttcaacagcaaacgccagttcaacagcaaactgaccagcggtttcagaagctagttcaacagcaaatgccagttcaacagcagactgaccagcggtttcagaagccagttcaacagcaaatgccagttcaacagcagactgaccagtggtttcagaagccagttcaacagcagactgaccagtggtttcagaagccagttcaacagcagactgaccagtggtttcagaagctagttcaacagcaaacgccagttcaacagcaaactgaccagcggtttcagaagccagttcaacagctaatgccagttcaacagcagactgaccagcggtttcagaagccagttcaacagcagactgaccagcggtttcagaagccagttcaacagcagactgaccagtggtttcagaagccagttcaacagcagactgaccagtggtttcagaagccagttcaacagcaaactgaccagcggtttcagaagctagttcaacagcaaacgccagttcaacagcaaactgaccagcggtttcctCCGCAGTTTCAGCTTCAGAAGCCAGTGGCGCAGGCAGAGCCCCTTGATAAATGTGTTGTAGCTGATTATGAGCAAATCCAATGCGGACAACCTGGGATCAGTGGTGCTGAGTGTGACGCAATGAACTGCTGCTTTAATGGACAGCAGTGTTACTATGGGAGAGCAGGTAAGTGTTCTCGGTCTTATTCGGTTGATGTTAAACAGATTCTCAGAATTAACCTTCTCTTGTACCCTTGTTCCAGTGACTGTCCAGTGTATTAG